GATCGGTCGCCATGACGGGCGCGCCCTGGTAGGCGCCGACGCCGCGCACGACCGCGATGGACCCCTCCGTCTCGATCAGCGCCCCCATGCGGCAGAGCTCGGCCACGTGCATGAACCGGTTCTCGAAGATGGTCTCCGTGATCTTGCTGAGCCCGTCGGCCAGCCCAAGGAGCGTCATCATCTGGGCCTGCATGTCGGTCGGAAAGCCCGGGAACGGGCTCGTGATGATGTCGGCCGCCCTCGGGCGCGCCGACCCGACGCAACGGATCCTGTCGCCGTCGACGGTCAAGGCCGCGCCGCACTCTTCGAGCTTCGCCAGGGTGGCCGTCATGTGGCGCGGCGCCGCGCCGGTGACCGTCACGTCTCCGCCGCTGATCGCCCCGGCGACGAGCAGGGTGCCCGCCTCGATCCTGTCGGGAATGATGCGGTGCCGGGCTCCACCGAGCTCGGCGACGCCCTCGATCTCGATGCGCTCGGTGCCCGCGCCCTCGATGCGCGCGCCCATGGCGATCAGCAGCCGGGCCAGGTCGGCCACCTCGGGCTCGCGCGCGGCGTTCTCCAGCACGGTCACGCCCTCGGCGAGCGCGGCAGCCATCATGAGGTTTTCGGTGCCGGTGACCGTGACGAGGTCGGCCGTGATCCGCGCGCCTTTAAGCCGGCTCGCCCGGGCTTCGATGTACCCGCGCTCGATGACGATGTCGGCGCCGAGTCTGGCCAGGCCCTTCAGGTGCTGGTCGATGGGGCGCACGCCGATGGCGCAGCCGCCGGGCAGCGCGACGCGCGCCACCCCGGTGCGCGCCAGGAGCGGCCCCAGCACGACCACCGAAGCGCGCATGGTGGACACGAGCTCGTACGGCGCCTCGTGGCTCGCCACGCACTTTACCTGGAGCCGCGTGGCGCCGCCGGGCCCCACGGACGTCTCGGCGCCCAGTCTCTCGAGGAGCTTGCGCATGGTCACCACGTCGGCCAAGGCCGGGACGTTCTCGAGCATCACCGGCTGGGCCGTCAGCAGGCTCGCGGCCATGGCAGGCAGGGCCGCATTCTTGGCGGCGCTGACCTGGACCTCGCCCCGCAGCGGGGTGCCGCCTTCGATGACCAGACGGGCCGGCATCAGCAGTCTATCCTCTGGGCCGCCGCAGCCGTGGGCGGCGCCGACGCCGTGCCCTCGGCCCACCGGCCCTCGATGTAACGCTCGATCTCGCGCAGGTCGCGACGCGCGCCGATACGCGAGAAGCCCTCGGCGGCCATCAGCGAGGCCAGCGACCCGGCCTGCTCCTCGCCGATCTCCATCAGGAGCCACGCGCCCGGGCGGAGGAAGCGCGGCGCCTCGGTGATGATCCGCCG
The window above is part of the Candidatus Methylomirabilota bacterium genome. Proteins encoded here:
- the murA gene encoding UDP-N-acetylglucosamine 1-carboxyvinyltransferase: MPARLVIEGGTPLRGEVQVSAAKNAALPAMAASLLTAQPVMLENVPALADVVTMRKLLERLGAETSVGPGGATRLQVKCVASHEAPYELVSTMRASVVVLGPLLARTGVARVALPGGCAIGVRPIDQHLKGLARLGADIVIERGYIEARASRLKGARITADLVTVTGTENLMMAAALAEGVTVLENAAREPEVADLARLLIAMGARIEGAGTERIEIEGVAELGGARHRIIPDRIEAGTLLVAGAISGGDVTVTGAAPRHMTATLAKLEECGAALTVDGDRIRCVGSARPRAADIITSPFPGFPTDMQAQMMTLLGLADGLSKITETIFENRFMHVAELCRMGALIETEGSIAVVRGVGAYQGAPVMATDLRASASLVVAGLAARGTTEVSRVYHLDRGYEALEKKLQALGARIRRVS